From Xiphophorus hellerii strain 12219 chromosome 20, Xiphophorus_hellerii-4.1, whole genome shotgun sequence, the proteins below share one genomic window:
- the LOC116710733 gene encoding EF-hand and coiled-coil domain-containing protein 1 isoform X4, which translates to MRRTALALPRVQPSPRAARKSEWLRSALAHHHCPDPAAENEIVVLATGIDQYLQEVFHHLAHPSRDDTVSGEDFAALCAVLGLPGAQRTPEAEDGRGGGGAEQQEQRAEFADVCSGLPERLSFRDFHSRLCGCFRVRTAPGVSGGRAWRLPVSEDTELVERQIRLRWPRVRRRKCVSFDLGRDQTGTRSRTVRSGAEEELREQDEVGALRELVEDLRSALQGSDARCLALEVALRRERSRTLAGPCSQGATLSVPTPCGELKQVKPGQTHRPKSQPDGTRKGQRRWDIRDPLLRELKLIRSSRDGQLEEAIKFNERLEEELQWAYQEVRKLQGAESSLRRENSQIRRRAEEAREALNVGLQKVRLIQEQARLVPQLQSKITQLETELLRYSRIGCTCLSESQSSQPEDPSDAEGLQRAVEGRAASDEEEDDGSLEETGNCCSSKEKSVASRSPGCGEGCQNNTVHRPLSPSRLELLKRPGSTSHGIDCCSGTRPHQGEKNGCGGFGKVKDRTQSGVCACGGVRACVSPKRPEDEAERTRLSLLEDKLTDSLTLLLQLRNTNVSRTVLEKMVVDSLGIRSKAEAGQPQALQAAGADSLSIHLTPSDLPKGKGEEDEGGGQNGEKHLHPPAGRQTNNINSLLNSG; encoded by the exons ATGCGGCGCACCGCGCTGGCGCTTCCACGCGTCCAGCCCTCTCCGCGGGCGGCGCGTAAAAGCGAGTGGCTCCGCAGCGCCCTGGCCCATCACCACTGCCCCGATCCGGCAGCCGAGAACGAGATCGTCGTCCTCGCCACCGGAATCGACCAGTACCTGCAGGAGGTCTTCCACCACCTGGCCCATCCCAGCCGGGACGACACGGTGTCCGGGGAGGACTTCGCCGCTCTCTGCGCCGTGCTGGGACTTCCCGGAGCTCAGAGGACGCCGGAAGCGGAGGATGGACGCGGCGGTGGCGGAGcggagcagcaggagcagcgCGCGGAGTTCGCGGATGTTTGTTCAGGTTTACCGGAGCGGCTTTCGTTTAGAGACTTTCACTCGCGGCTCTGCGGGTGTTTCCGAGTGCGCACTGCGCCCGGAGTCAGCGGGGGTCGCGCCTGGCGTCTGCCGGTTTCCGAGGACACGGAGCTGGTGGAGAGGCAGATCCGGCTCCGGTGGCCCCGGGTCCGGCGGAGGAAGTGTGTCAGCTTTGACCTGGGCCGAGATCAGACCGGAACCAGGAGCAGAACCGTGAGAAGCGGAGCCGAGGAGGAACTCCGTGAGCAAG ACGAGGTCGGCGCTCTCAGGGAGCTGGTTGAGGACCTGCGCTCTGCTCTGCAGGGGAGCGACGCTCGCTGTCTGGCCTTGGAGGTTGCCCTCAGACGGGAGAGGAGCCGGACCCTCGCCGGCCCCTGCAGCCAAGGGGCCACCCTTTCTGTTCCCACACCCTGCGGCGAGCTCAAGCAGGTGAAACCGGGACAAACCCACAGGCCTAAAAGCCAGCCTGACGGGACGAGGAAGGGACAGAGGAGATGGGACATCAGAGACCCCCTGCTGAGGGAACTGAAACTGATTCGGTCGTCACGTGACGGGCAGTTAGAGGAGGCCATCAAATTCAATGAGCGTTTGGAGGAAGAGCTGCAGTGGGCGTACCAGGAAGTTCGCAAGCTGCAGGGGGCCGAGTCGTCCCTGAGGAGGGAGAACAGCCAGATCAG GAGGCGGGCGGAGGAAGCAAGAGAGGCTCTCAACGTGGGGCTGCAGAAGGTCCGGCTGATCCAGGAACAGGCCCGGTTGGTGCCGCAGCTCCAGTCCAAGATCACCCAGCTGGAGACGGAGCTGCTGCGGTACAG CAGAATCGGCTGCACCTGCCTCTCTGAGAGCCAGTCGAGTCAACCTGAGGACCCGAGTG ATGCAGAGGGTCTGCAGCGGGCGGTGGAAGGGAGAGCCGCCTCTGACGAAGAGGAAGACGACGGGAGTCTGGAGGAGACGGGAAACTGTTGCTCCTCAAAGGAGAAGAGCGTCGCCTCACGCAGTCCCGGCTGCGGCGAAGG ATGTCAGAACAACACAGTCCATCGTCCTCTCTCTCCGAGTCGCTTGGAGCTCCTAAAGCGCCCCGGCTCTACTTCACACGGCATAGACTGCTGCAGCGGGACAAGGCCACACCAAGGGGAGAAAAACGGATGCGGAGGCTTTGGAAAGGTAAAG GACAGGACACAGAgcggtgtgtgtgcgtgtgggggggtgcgtgcgtgtgtgtctcCAAAGAGGCCTGAGGACGAGGCTGAGAGGACACGTCTGTCtctgctggaggacaaactcACAGATTCACTCACCCTGCTGCTACAGCTGCGCAACACG AATGTGTCACGCACGGTCCTGGAGAAAATGGTGGTGGATAGTCTTGGTATCCGCAGCAAAGCTGAAGCTG GTCAACCCCAGGCCCTGCAGGCCGCTGGCGCTGACAGCCTCAGCATCCACTTGACCCCCAGCGACCTTCCCAAAGGAAAAGGGGAGGAGGACGAGGGAGGAGGGCAGAATGGAGAGAAACATTTGCATCCACCTGCAGGGCGTCAAACGAACAATATTAACTCTCTGCTCAACTCCGGTTAA
- the LOC116710733 gene encoding EF-hand and coiled-coil domain-containing protein 1 isoform X6 translates to MRRTALALPRVQPSPRAARKSEWLRSALAHHHCPDPAAENEIVVLATGIDQYLQEVFHHLAHPSRDDTVSGEDFAALCAVLGLPGAQRTPEAEDGRGGGGAEQQEQRAEFADVCSGLPERLSFRDFHSRLCGCFRVRTAPGVSGGRAWRLPVSEDTELVERQIRLRWPRVRRRKCVSFDLGRDQTGTRSRTVRSGAEEELREQASSSDEVGALRELVEDLRSALQGSDARCLALEVALRRERSRTLAGPCSQGATLSVPTPCGELKQVKPGQTHRPKSQPDGTRKGQRRWDIRDPLLRELKLIRSSRDGQLEEAIKFNERLEEELQWAYQEVRKLQGAESSLRRENSQIRRRAEEAREALNVGLQKVRLIQEQARLVPQLQSKITQLETELLRYSRIGCTCLSESQSSQPEDPSDAEGLQRAVEGRAASDEEEDDGSLEETGNCCSSKEKSVASRSPGCGEGCQNNTVHRPLSPSRLELLKRPGSTSHGIDCCSGTRPHQGEKNGCGGFGKNVSRTVLEKMVVDSLGIRSKAEAGQPQALQAAGADSLSIHLTPSDLPKGKGEEDEGGGQNGEKHLHPPAGRQTNNINSLLNSG, encoded by the exons ATGCGGCGCACCGCGCTGGCGCTTCCACGCGTCCAGCCCTCTCCGCGGGCGGCGCGTAAAAGCGAGTGGCTCCGCAGCGCCCTGGCCCATCACCACTGCCCCGATCCGGCAGCCGAGAACGAGATCGTCGTCCTCGCCACCGGAATCGACCAGTACCTGCAGGAGGTCTTCCACCACCTGGCCCATCCCAGCCGGGACGACACGGTGTCCGGGGAGGACTTCGCCGCTCTCTGCGCCGTGCTGGGACTTCCCGGAGCTCAGAGGACGCCGGAAGCGGAGGATGGACGCGGCGGTGGCGGAGcggagcagcaggagcagcgCGCGGAGTTCGCGGATGTTTGTTCAGGTTTACCGGAGCGGCTTTCGTTTAGAGACTTTCACTCGCGGCTCTGCGGGTGTTTCCGAGTGCGCACTGCGCCCGGAGTCAGCGGGGGTCGCGCCTGGCGTCTGCCGGTTTCCGAGGACACGGAGCTGGTGGAGAGGCAGATCCGGCTCCGGTGGCCCCGGGTCCGGCGGAGGAAGTGTGTCAGCTTTGACCTGGGCCGAGATCAGACCGGAACCAGGAGCAGAACCGTGAGAAGCGGAGCCGAGGAGGAACTCCGTGAGCAAG CGTCTTCTTCAGACGAGGTCGGCGCTCTCAGGGAGCTGGTTGAGGACCTGCGCTCTGCTCTGCAGGGGAGCGACGCTCGCTGTCTGGCCTTGGAGGTTGCCCTCAGACGGGAGAGGAGCCGGACCCTCGCCGGCCCCTGCAGCCAAGGGGCCACCCTTTCTGTTCCCACACCCTGCGGCGAGCTCAAGCAGGTGAAACCGGGACAAACCCACAGGCCTAAAAGCCAGCCTGACGGGACGAGGAAGGGACAGAGGAGATGGGACATCAGAGACCCCCTGCTGAGGGAACTGAAACTGATTCGGTCGTCACGTGACGGGCAGTTAGAGGAGGCCATCAAATTCAATGAGCGTTTGGAGGAAGAGCTGCAGTGGGCGTACCAGGAAGTTCGCAAGCTGCAGGGGGCCGAGTCGTCCCTGAGGAGGGAGAACAGCCAGATCAG GAGGCGGGCGGAGGAAGCAAGAGAGGCTCTCAACGTGGGGCTGCAGAAGGTCCGGCTGATCCAGGAACAGGCCCGGTTGGTGCCGCAGCTCCAGTCCAAGATCACCCAGCTGGAGACGGAGCTGCTGCGGTACAG CAGAATCGGCTGCACCTGCCTCTCTGAGAGCCAGTCGAGTCAACCTGAGGACCCGAGTG ATGCAGAGGGTCTGCAGCGGGCGGTGGAAGGGAGAGCCGCCTCTGACGAAGAGGAAGACGACGGGAGTCTGGAGGAGACGGGAAACTGTTGCTCCTCAAAGGAGAAGAGCGTCGCCTCACGCAGTCCCGGCTGCGGCGAAGG ATGTCAGAACAACACAGTCCATCGTCCTCTCTCTCCGAGTCGCTTGGAGCTCCTAAAGCGCCCCGGCTCTACTTCACACGGCATAGACTGCTGCAGCGGGACAAGGCCACACCAAGGGGAGAAAAACGGATGCGGAGGCTTTGGAAAG AATGTGTCACGCACGGTCCTGGAGAAAATGGTGGTGGATAGTCTTGGTATCCGCAGCAAAGCTGAAGCTG GTCAACCCCAGGCCCTGCAGGCCGCTGGCGCTGACAGCCTCAGCATCCACTTGACCCCCAGCGACCTTCCCAAAGGAAAAGGGGAGGAGGACGAGGGAGGAGGGCAGAATGGAGAGAAACATTTGCATCCACCTGCAGGGCGTCAAACGAACAATATTAACTCTCTGCTCAACTCCGGTTAA
- the LOC116710733 gene encoding EF-hand and coiled-coil domain-containing protein 1 isoform X3 — MRRTALALPRVQPSPRAARKSEWLRSALAHHHCPDPAAENEIVVLATGIDQYLQEVFHHLAHPSRDDTVSGEDFAALCAVLGLPGAQRTPEAEDGRGGGGAEQQEQRAEFADVCSGLPERLSFRDFHSRLCGCFRVRTAPGVSGGRAWRLPVSEDTELVERQIRLRWPRVRRRKCVSFDLGRDQTGTRSRTVRSGAEEELREQASSSDEVGALRELVEDLRSALQGSDARCLALEVALRRERSRTLAGPCSQGATLSVPTPCGELKQVKPGQTHRPKSQPDGTRKGQRRWDIRDPLLRELKLIRSSRDGQLEEAIKFNERLEEELQWAYQEVRKLQGAESSLRRENSQIRRRAEEAREALNVGLQKVRLIQEQARLVPQLQSKITQLETELLRYSRIGCTCLSESQSSQPEDPSDAEGLQRAVEGRAASDEEEDDGSLEETGNCCSSKEKSVASRSPGCGEGCQNNTVHRPLSPSRLELLKRPGSTSHGIDCCSGTRPHQGEKNGCGGFGKDRTQSGVCACGGVRACVSPKRPEDEAERTRLSLLEDKLTDSLTLLLQLRNTNVSRTVLEKMVVDSLGIRSKAEAGQPQALQAAGADSLSIHLTPSDLPKGKGEEDEGGGQNGEKHLHPPAGRQTNNINSLLNSG; from the exons ATGCGGCGCACCGCGCTGGCGCTTCCACGCGTCCAGCCCTCTCCGCGGGCGGCGCGTAAAAGCGAGTGGCTCCGCAGCGCCCTGGCCCATCACCACTGCCCCGATCCGGCAGCCGAGAACGAGATCGTCGTCCTCGCCACCGGAATCGACCAGTACCTGCAGGAGGTCTTCCACCACCTGGCCCATCCCAGCCGGGACGACACGGTGTCCGGGGAGGACTTCGCCGCTCTCTGCGCCGTGCTGGGACTTCCCGGAGCTCAGAGGACGCCGGAAGCGGAGGATGGACGCGGCGGTGGCGGAGcggagcagcaggagcagcgCGCGGAGTTCGCGGATGTTTGTTCAGGTTTACCGGAGCGGCTTTCGTTTAGAGACTTTCACTCGCGGCTCTGCGGGTGTTTCCGAGTGCGCACTGCGCCCGGAGTCAGCGGGGGTCGCGCCTGGCGTCTGCCGGTTTCCGAGGACACGGAGCTGGTGGAGAGGCAGATCCGGCTCCGGTGGCCCCGGGTCCGGCGGAGGAAGTGTGTCAGCTTTGACCTGGGCCGAGATCAGACCGGAACCAGGAGCAGAACCGTGAGAAGCGGAGCCGAGGAGGAACTCCGTGAGCAAG CGTCTTCTTCAGACGAGGTCGGCGCTCTCAGGGAGCTGGTTGAGGACCTGCGCTCTGCTCTGCAGGGGAGCGACGCTCGCTGTCTGGCCTTGGAGGTTGCCCTCAGACGGGAGAGGAGCCGGACCCTCGCCGGCCCCTGCAGCCAAGGGGCCACCCTTTCTGTTCCCACACCCTGCGGCGAGCTCAAGCAGGTGAAACCGGGACAAACCCACAGGCCTAAAAGCCAGCCTGACGGGACGAGGAAGGGACAGAGGAGATGGGACATCAGAGACCCCCTGCTGAGGGAACTGAAACTGATTCGGTCGTCACGTGACGGGCAGTTAGAGGAGGCCATCAAATTCAATGAGCGTTTGGAGGAAGAGCTGCAGTGGGCGTACCAGGAAGTTCGCAAGCTGCAGGGGGCCGAGTCGTCCCTGAGGAGGGAGAACAGCCAGATCAG GAGGCGGGCGGAGGAAGCAAGAGAGGCTCTCAACGTGGGGCTGCAGAAGGTCCGGCTGATCCAGGAACAGGCCCGGTTGGTGCCGCAGCTCCAGTCCAAGATCACCCAGCTGGAGACGGAGCTGCTGCGGTACAG CAGAATCGGCTGCACCTGCCTCTCTGAGAGCCAGTCGAGTCAACCTGAGGACCCGAGTG ATGCAGAGGGTCTGCAGCGGGCGGTGGAAGGGAGAGCCGCCTCTGACGAAGAGGAAGACGACGGGAGTCTGGAGGAGACGGGAAACTGTTGCTCCTCAAAGGAGAAGAGCGTCGCCTCACGCAGTCCCGGCTGCGGCGAAGG ATGTCAGAACAACACAGTCCATCGTCCTCTCTCTCCGAGTCGCTTGGAGCTCCTAAAGCGCCCCGGCTCTACTTCACACGGCATAGACTGCTGCAGCGGGACAAGGCCACACCAAGGGGAGAAAAACGGATGCGGAGGCTTTGGAAAG GACAGGACACAGAgcggtgtgtgtgcgtgtgggggggtgcgtgcgtgtgtgtctcCAAAGAGGCCTGAGGACGAGGCTGAGAGGACACGTCTGTCtctgctggaggacaaactcACAGATTCACTCACCCTGCTGCTACAGCTGCGCAACACG AATGTGTCACGCACGGTCCTGGAGAAAATGGTGGTGGATAGTCTTGGTATCCGCAGCAAAGCTGAAGCTG GTCAACCCCAGGCCCTGCAGGCCGCTGGCGCTGACAGCCTCAGCATCCACTTGACCCCCAGCGACCTTCCCAAAGGAAAAGGGGAGGAGGACGAGGGAGGAGGGCAGAATGGAGAGAAACATTTGCATCCACCTGCAGGGCGTCAAACGAACAATATTAACTCTCTGCTCAACTCCGGTTAA
- the LOC116710733 gene encoding EF-hand and coiled-coil domain-containing protein 1 isoform X5: MRRTALALPRVQPSPRAARKSEWLRSALAHHHCPDPAAENEIVVLATGIDQYLQEVFHHLAHPSRDDTVSGEDFAALCAVLGLPGAQRTPEAEDGRGGGGAEQQEQRAEFADVCSGLPERLSFRDFHSRLCGCFRVRTAPGVSGGRAWRLPVSEDTELVERQIRLRWPRVRRRKCVSFDLGRDQTGTRSRTVRSGAEEELREQDEVGALRELVEDLRSALQGSDARCLALEVALRRERSRTLAGPCSQGATLSVPTPCGELKQVKPGQTHRPKSQPDGTRKGQRRWDIRDPLLRELKLIRSSRDGQLEEAIKFNERLEEELQWAYQEVRKLQGAESSLRRENSQIRRRAEEAREALNVGLQKVRLIQEQARLVPQLQSKITQLETELLRYRIGCTCLSESQSSQPEDPSDAEGLQRAVEGRAASDEEEDDGSLEETGNCCSSKEKSVASRSPGCGEGCQNNTVHRPLSPSRLELLKRPGSTSHGIDCCSGTRPHQGEKNGCGGFGKVKDRTQSGVCACGGVRACVSPKRPEDEAERTRLSLLEDKLTDSLTLLLQLRNTNVSRTVLEKMVVDSLGIRSKAEAGQPQALQAAGADSLSIHLTPSDLPKGKGEEDEGGGQNGEKHLHPPAGRQTNNINSLLNSG; the protein is encoded by the exons ATGCGGCGCACCGCGCTGGCGCTTCCACGCGTCCAGCCCTCTCCGCGGGCGGCGCGTAAAAGCGAGTGGCTCCGCAGCGCCCTGGCCCATCACCACTGCCCCGATCCGGCAGCCGAGAACGAGATCGTCGTCCTCGCCACCGGAATCGACCAGTACCTGCAGGAGGTCTTCCACCACCTGGCCCATCCCAGCCGGGACGACACGGTGTCCGGGGAGGACTTCGCCGCTCTCTGCGCCGTGCTGGGACTTCCCGGAGCTCAGAGGACGCCGGAAGCGGAGGATGGACGCGGCGGTGGCGGAGcggagcagcaggagcagcgCGCGGAGTTCGCGGATGTTTGTTCAGGTTTACCGGAGCGGCTTTCGTTTAGAGACTTTCACTCGCGGCTCTGCGGGTGTTTCCGAGTGCGCACTGCGCCCGGAGTCAGCGGGGGTCGCGCCTGGCGTCTGCCGGTTTCCGAGGACACGGAGCTGGTGGAGAGGCAGATCCGGCTCCGGTGGCCCCGGGTCCGGCGGAGGAAGTGTGTCAGCTTTGACCTGGGCCGAGATCAGACCGGAACCAGGAGCAGAACCGTGAGAAGCGGAGCCGAGGAGGAACTCCGTGAGCAAG ACGAGGTCGGCGCTCTCAGGGAGCTGGTTGAGGACCTGCGCTCTGCTCTGCAGGGGAGCGACGCTCGCTGTCTGGCCTTGGAGGTTGCCCTCAGACGGGAGAGGAGCCGGACCCTCGCCGGCCCCTGCAGCCAAGGGGCCACCCTTTCTGTTCCCACACCCTGCGGCGAGCTCAAGCAGGTGAAACCGGGACAAACCCACAGGCCTAAAAGCCAGCCTGACGGGACGAGGAAGGGACAGAGGAGATGGGACATCAGAGACCCCCTGCTGAGGGAACTGAAACTGATTCGGTCGTCACGTGACGGGCAGTTAGAGGAGGCCATCAAATTCAATGAGCGTTTGGAGGAAGAGCTGCAGTGGGCGTACCAGGAAGTTCGCAAGCTGCAGGGGGCCGAGTCGTCCCTGAGGAGGGAGAACAGCCAGATCAG GAGGCGGGCGGAGGAAGCAAGAGAGGCTCTCAACGTGGGGCTGCAGAAGGTCCGGCTGATCCAGGAACAGGCCCGGTTGGTGCCGCAGCTCCAGTCCAAGATCACCCAGCTGGAGACGGAGCTGCTGCGGTACAG AATCGGCTGCACCTGCCTCTCTGAGAGCCAGTCGAGTCAACCTGAGGACCCGAGTG ATGCAGAGGGTCTGCAGCGGGCGGTGGAAGGGAGAGCCGCCTCTGACGAAGAGGAAGACGACGGGAGTCTGGAGGAGACGGGAAACTGTTGCTCCTCAAAGGAGAAGAGCGTCGCCTCACGCAGTCCCGGCTGCGGCGAAGG ATGTCAGAACAACACAGTCCATCGTCCTCTCTCTCCGAGTCGCTTGGAGCTCCTAAAGCGCCCCGGCTCTACTTCACACGGCATAGACTGCTGCAGCGGGACAAGGCCACACCAAGGGGAGAAAAACGGATGCGGAGGCTTTGGAAAGGTAAAG GACAGGACACAGAgcggtgtgtgtgcgtgtgggggggtgcgtgcgtgtgtgtctcCAAAGAGGCCTGAGGACGAGGCTGAGAGGACACGTCTGTCtctgctggaggacaaactcACAGATTCACTCACCCTGCTGCTACAGCTGCGCAACACG AATGTGTCACGCACGGTCCTGGAGAAAATGGTGGTGGATAGTCTTGGTATCCGCAGCAAAGCTGAAGCTG GTCAACCCCAGGCCCTGCAGGCCGCTGGCGCTGACAGCCTCAGCATCCACTTGACCCCCAGCGACCTTCCCAAAGGAAAAGGGGAGGAGGACGAGGGAGGAGGGCAGAATGGAGAGAAACATTTGCATCCACCTGCAGGGCGTCAAACGAACAATATTAACTCTCTGCTCAACTCCGGTTAA
- the LOC116710733 gene encoding EF-hand and coiled-coil domain-containing protein 1 isoform X1, with product MRRTALALPRVQPSPRAARKSEWLRSALAHHHCPDPAAENEIVVLATGIDQYLQEVFHHLAHPSRDDTVSGEDFAALCAVLGLPGAQRTPEAEDGRGGGGAEQQEQRAEFADVCSGLPERLSFRDFHSRLCGCFRVRTAPGVSGGRAWRLPVSEDTELVERQIRLRWPRVRRRKCVSFDLGRDQTGTRSRTVRSGAEEELREQASSSDEVGALRELVEDLRSALQGSDARCLALEVALRRERSRTLAGPCSQGATLSVPTPCGELKQVKPGQTHRPKSQPDGTRKGQRRWDIRDPLLRELKLIRSSRDGQLEEAIKFNERLEEELQWAYQEVRKLQGAESSLRRENSQIRRRAEEAREALNVGLQKVRLIQEQARLVPQLQSKITQLETELLRYSRIGCTCLSESQSSQPEDPSDAEGLQRAVEGRAASDEEEDDGSLEETGNCCSSKEKSVASRSPGCGEGCQNNTVHRPLSPSRLELLKRPGSTSHGIDCCSGTRPHQGEKNGCGGFGKVKDRTQSGVCACGGVRACVSPKRPEDEAERTRLSLLEDKLTDSLTLLLQLRNTNVSRTVLEKMVVDSLGIRSKAEAGQPQALQAAGADSLSIHLTPSDLPKGKGEEDEGGGQNGEKHLHPPAGRQTNNINSLLNSG from the exons ATGCGGCGCACCGCGCTGGCGCTTCCACGCGTCCAGCCCTCTCCGCGGGCGGCGCGTAAAAGCGAGTGGCTCCGCAGCGCCCTGGCCCATCACCACTGCCCCGATCCGGCAGCCGAGAACGAGATCGTCGTCCTCGCCACCGGAATCGACCAGTACCTGCAGGAGGTCTTCCACCACCTGGCCCATCCCAGCCGGGACGACACGGTGTCCGGGGAGGACTTCGCCGCTCTCTGCGCCGTGCTGGGACTTCCCGGAGCTCAGAGGACGCCGGAAGCGGAGGATGGACGCGGCGGTGGCGGAGcggagcagcaggagcagcgCGCGGAGTTCGCGGATGTTTGTTCAGGTTTACCGGAGCGGCTTTCGTTTAGAGACTTTCACTCGCGGCTCTGCGGGTGTTTCCGAGTGCGCACTGCGCCCGGAGTCAGCGGGGGTCGCGCCTGGCGTCTGCCGGTTTCCGAGGACACGGAGCTGGTGGAGAGGCAGATCCGGCTCCGGTGGCCCCGGGTCCGGCGGAGGAAGTGTGTCAGCTTTGACCTGGGCCGAGATCAGACCGGAACCAGGAGCAGAACCGTGAGAAGCGGAGCCGAGGAGGAACTCCGTGAGCAAG CGTCTTCTTCAGACGAGGTCGGCGCTCTCAGGGAGCTGGTTGAGGACCTGCGCTCTGCTCTGCAGGGGAGCGACGCTCGCTGTCTGGCCTTGGAGGTTGCCCTCAGACGGGAGAGGAGCCGGACCCTCGCCGGCCCCTGCAGCCAAGGGGCCACCCTTTCTGTTCCCACACCCTGCGGCGAGCTCAAGCAGGTGAAACCGGGACAAACCCACAGGCCTAAAAGCCAGCCTGACGGGACGAGGAAGGGACAGAGGAGATGGGACATCAGAGACCCCCTGCTGAGGGAACTGAAACTGATTCGGTCGTCACGTGACGGGCAGTTAGAGGAGGCCATCAAATTCAATGAGCGTTTGGAGGAAGAGCTGCAGTGGGCGTACCAGGAAGTTCGCAAGCTGCAGGGGGCCGAGTCGTCCCTGAGGAGGGAGAACAGCCAGATCAG GAGGCGGGCGGAGGAAGCAAGAGAGGCTCTCAACGTGGGGCTGCAGAAGGTCCGGCTGATCCAGGAACAGGCCCGGTTGGTGCCGCAGCTCCAGTCCAAGATCACCCAGCTGGAGACGGAGCTGCTGCGGTACAG CAGAATCGGCTGCACCTGCCTCTCTGAGAGCCAGTCGAGTCAACCTGAGGACCCGAGTG ATGCAGAGGGTCTGCAGCGGGCGGTGGAAGGGAGAGCCGCCTCTGACGAAGAGGAAGACGACGGGAGTCTGGAGGAGACGGGAAACTGTTGCTCCTCAAAGGAGAAGAGCGTCGCCTCACGCAGTCCCGGCTGCGGCGAAGG ATGTCAGAACAACACAGTCCATCGTCCTCTCTCTCCGAGTCGCTTGGAGCTCCTAAAGCGCCCCGGCTCTACTTCACACGGCATAGACTGCTGCAGCGGGACAAGGCCACACCAAGGGGAGAAAAACGGATGCGGAGGCTTTGGAAAGGTAAAG GACAGGACACAGAgcggtgtgtgtgcgtgtgggggggtgcgtgcgtgtgtgtctcCAAAGAGGCCTGAGGACGAGGCTGAGAGGACACGTCTGTCtctgctggaggacaaactcACAGATTCACTCACCCTGCTGCTACAGCTGCGCAACACG AATGTGTCACGCACGGTCCTGGAGAAAATGGTGGTGGATAGTCTTGGTATCCGCAGCAAAGCTGAAGCTG GTCAACCCCAGGCCCTGCAGGCCGCTGGCGCTGACAGCCTCAGCATCCACTTGACCCCCAGCGACCTTCCCAAAGGAAAAGGGGAGGAGGACGAGGGAGGAGGGCAGAATGGAGAGAAACATTTGCATCCACCTGCAGGGCGTCAAACGAACAATATTAACTCTCTGCTCAACTCCGGTTAA